One Triticum dicoccoides isolate Atlit2015 ecotype Zavitan chromosome 3B, WEW_v2.0, whole genome shotgun sequence genomic window, TTCTTGGGCCTCGCCGTGTACTACCGGAAATTTATCCGGGAGTTCGGCATCATCGCGTCTCCGCTCACACGCCTGTTGCGACGCGACGCCTTCGCCTGGGATGCGGAGGCCACTGAGGCGTTCGAGGCCCTCAAGAGGGCCCTCACGATGGGTCCCGTCCTCCAGATGCCCAACTTCGACCGTCCGTTCATGGTGGACTGCGATGCCTCCCGTGTGGGGTTCAGCGTCGTCCTCCATCAGGGCGACGGTCCGCTTGCGTTCTTCAGCAGGCCCTTCGCCGCGCCTATGAGCGGGAGCTCATTGGCTTGGTGCAGGCCATGCGCCAATGGCGGCCATACCTTTGGGGGCGACCGTTCCGTATTCGCACGGATCACTACAGCCTCAAGTTCTTACTGGACCAGTGGCTCTCGACTGTGCCGCAGCACCAGTGGATAAGTAAGCTCTTTGGCTTCGACTTCACCGTCGAGTATCGTTCGGGCCATCTTAACATCGTAGCCGTCGCCCTGTCCCGCCCCGACAACGACCATGACGCGGACGCCGGCACCACCGACGGGGCGGCCCTCTGCATCCGCTCGGGGCCCTCCTTTGCCCTCATAGACGACATCCACAGGGCCACCGTAGAGGCGCCGGACACTTAGCTCCTTCCGCAGCGTCTCGATGACAGCGACTTGGAGGAGCCGTGGCGTTTGGCGGATGGCTTGCTCCTGCATGGGCGCCGCCTCTTCGTGCCGGATCACGGCGACCTTCGTCACCCGGTTCTACTGCTGGCACACTCGGCCGGCCACGAGGGCGTGCAGAAGACCCTCCACCGTCTCCGCGCCGATTTCTACCTTCCCGGCAATCGGGCCCTGGTCCGAGACTGGGTATGGTCTTGTCTTACGTGCCAACGTAACAAGACGGAGACACAGCGGCCGGCTGGGCTGCTACAGCCCTTGGAGGTGCCCTCTCAGATCTGGGCCGATATCTCtatggacttcatcgagggcctccccaaggtgggcggcaagtccgtcatcctcacggtggtcgaccgcttctccaagtacGCACACTTCATCACGCTCGGCCATCCCTACACCGCCACCTCCGTGGCCCGTGCTTTCTTCGACGGCATCGTCCGCCTACATGGGTTTCCCTCTTCGATCGTCAGCGACCGGGACCCAGTGTTCATGGGGCATGTCTGGCGCGATCTCTTCCGGATGGCGGGCGTGAAGCTCTGCCTCAACACGGCCTTCCATCCTCGGACGGACGGCCAATCCGAGGTGGTCaacaaggtgattgccatgtatttgcgttgtgtgACAGGTGGTCGTCCTCGTGCTTGGGTGGACTGGCTAGCATGGGCGGAGTGCTGCTACAACACGTCTTATCACTCCGCCCTGCGCGCTACGCCATTCAAGGTGGTCTATGGCCGACCGCCCCCGCCCATCCTGCCGGTTGACCCGGAGACGGCTAGGACGGAGGCGGCAGGCGACCTTCACAGCCGGGACGAGATGCTTGCGGAGGTGCAACAACGCCTCGTTCAGGCCCAGCAGTtggccaagcactactacgacgGCCACCACCGCGAGGCGGGGTTCGCGGTGGGCGACTGGGTGTGGCTGCGTCTTCTTCACCACTCTACGCAGTCCCTTGACCCACGCGCGAAGCGTAAGCTGGGTCCTCGCTACGCTGGGCCATTTTCCGTGCTGGAGCGCATCGGCAAGGTGGCCTACCGCCTTCAGCTTCCGGCCGGTGCTCGCATCCACGACGTCTTTCATGTGGGGTTGTTGAAGCCCTTCCGTGGGGATCCGCCGGCGGCCACGCCGCCACTTCCTCCGACTTCCGACGGCCGTTTCCTTTCCGGACCGGCGAAGGTGTTGCAGGTCCAGCTGCGTCGCAGGGTGTGGTACTTGTTGATCCAGTGGGAAGGCCTGCCGGAGGAGGACGCAACTTGGGAGCAACGTGACGAGTTCCGCCATCACTATCCAGACTTCCAGCTCGAGGACGAGttgtttgcgcaggcggggagagatgttatgaccggcgtcacttatagccggaggaggcccaaTGGGCGCGTctagttaggggcttagcccaagttATTTTATTTTTAGCAGCGAGGTTATAAAAACAGTTGTAAGACTCCCGTTTGGAATTAAGCACTAAGACATaatctattgcccggctcccagaggagccggaaccctaacctagccgccgcttctCCCATCGCCGCCGCCTTCCCCTCCGCGCGAGACGGCGCCCACACGCCGGCCGCCGCGGTCACGAGCTCGTCCAcctccctccttcccctacaatCTCCGGCCAAGACCCGGTAGAACCCTAGCTCCTACCATATTGTTCTTAGTATCTCTGGAGTGCGTATCCATCAAAATTAGCTTTACAAGTGAGAATTGGATCAGGTTGCCTGTGTTCCACAAAACAGTGATAGCAAAAACAGCAGAGTTCAGACTAATGAGCATCTTTGGCATGCCATGGATAATTTGTCAAACTACTAGCATGTAAATCAGAAATAACTTCCAGCTTAAGTCTGGAAGTGTACTTGTCATACACCCAGCAAAAAAATTGAGCAGTTTAAACAGCCTGCAGAAGTGCACGAGCAACTGATTATGTAGAAGATGTCAATGTTTATAACAGCCAAGTTTATGCACGGCCGTGAAATGGCATCAGGGAGATATAATATATGTGAGCGTTACAAACTAGTAACAATGTACTGAGAACTTGCGTACAGAAGAACATTACAGAATTAGAGAATGTCATGGATGGTTTGTGAACATCTTTTCTGCTGTCTTAATTCATGTAGTGCAGCTTACCTACTGTGTTATGTGAATTAGAGAATGCAATGATAAAATTTAGCCTATAGGGACTAAATGTCTTTACGACATTGTTCTTTGGCTCAGAGTTTTCACATGTTAGCACTTGCTAAGTATTTGTAACTGAACATAGTGGATGCGATGGAAAGGATAATAGTACTGCAGTAGTGCCACAAAATGTCGAGAACAAAAAATTGCAGGGTTTAGACTAAAGAACATCCTTTGGTGTGTCATGAATAATTATCAAATCACACATGCATAAAGAGTAACTTCTAGTTCTAGCTTAAGTGTACCTGTCATGCAGAACCTGATCCTGAAAACATTTTTTCCTTCAGAGGGCATGATGATAAAGTGCTTGATTTTGCCAAAAATCTTCTGCTTCCTATTGCAATTTCAACGACAACAAAACCATATCACAGCCCACACTTCATCAGAAACAAAACAATTGACAAGTAAACTAACACCAAAGCTTATAATAAACCCAGGGCAACACATGATACCACGTAGTAGCTCTGTTACAAAACTGTCTCCTCTTCTTTCCTCTAAACTCTCCTCTCCCTCTTAATAATAAGAAAAAAAAAAGACCTATCTAGGCCTGGGACTGCGCCTGAGATGCGCCACCTAGAGCTGGGAAGTCGGCCTCTGTGATCACCACTTTATCCTCCTTTGGCTTGGGAGCTTGCCTCTGCCGGTAGTTGCCGCCCTGGTGGTATCCGCCATTGCCCCGCCCACTGTTGTAGTACCCACCCCGGTAACCATTGTAGCCATCCTGGTGCTGCTGGTAACCGTTGCCCCGGCCACCATTGTACCGGCCTTGCTCCTGGCGGTTGCCATCGTAGGCATCCCTGCGCTCCTGGTAACCACCATTGCCCCGGCCACCACCATTGTACCTGCCTTGCTCCCGGCGGTCGCCATTGCAGGCATCCCTGCGCTCCTGGTAGTACCCACCCTGCTGATCCCAGCGCTCGCCATTGTACCCATCCTGGCGCTCCTGGTACCTGCCGCTGCCCCTGCCGCTATTGTACCCACCTTGCTGGTAAGTGGTAGCCGCCTTGCCGGTGCTCGCCATTGTAACCCTCAACCCTCCTTGGGGCGCCACTGTCGTTGGCGTTGGCCTTGGCCTCGGCGTTGTGGAACACGATGGAGTTATGGCCGCGGCCAGCGTTGTAGACCCGGCACTCAGAGCTGCTATCACGGCTGCTGCAGCCATTGTAAGCACCGTTGCCACGGCCTCCCCTGTAGCCGCCATTTTGAGGGCGCCTCGGTGGGGTAGGAGGCACGTACTCTGAACCATCCTCTGGCTTCAGGTACTCCTGGATGCTGATAGCCTGCAGCAAAAAGCAGCAGTAAGGATCACACTGTCACTAACAagcacaatacaaattaaacagcacTGAAGTAGTGATCGTACATTCTAAGGACATGCCTAGATTTCAGAAGATGGTTCAGTAAGGTAAAACATGCCCCTTTCATATCTCAGCATCAAAATTCAAAATGCATATTGTTGGAAGACTAAAAAGTTGTAAAAAGAAAAGATGAGTTAATTTCACTACCTTGCGAGGCTTGGCTTCCTTTGCAGCAGCCTCCTTTGCCTTGCGAACATTTTCCGCCTTCAATTTAGCatcatcctcaatcttcttcttctcTAAGAGCTGGAGACCCTCAAAATCTACAGCAGCAGCCCTCCTCTCCTCAGGTTTAGAGGCCTCCTGGGACTTCTTCCTTTCTTGCATCTTCTCATATTCTTCAAGGGCAATCACCTGCTCCAAATTAGCACATCACTAAAAAGCTTGAAAAACAGAGCAAAGGGTCTGTACGTAAGGCAAGTATCCGCAAGTGTAGAAAAGTACAATTTTCTCTTGTTCAATGGGAGCCTCCTGCTCTTCCTGAGCAGTCTCATTAGGAGCATCCCCATCAgagtcttccttcttaggcttttGCTTCTTCAGCTCCCTCTTGACAGAGCCACTGAGACACTTGGTCTTATTGGTCTTATCCTTCCTCTAGGCTCCCTCATTATCGGCACCTTCTCCCTCTGGCTTCTTTTCGGCACCCTCTCCCTCTTCTTAGAATCATCTTTTTGCACATCCTTGCATCAGTTTCAAACATCAATGAGGTTAACTTGAAGGATAATGGTTACGTTTCACAACAAAGCAAGGAAAACTTGTACAATAACCAACAGAAAATAAAAGGTCAAGGCTCGGTGGAAGATACCCTGTAGACTTGTCAGATTCAGAGGCAGGGACGGCTTCAACAACATTCTGAGCAGGGGCTTCCACCTGCTTTTCCTCAGCAGCAGGCTCCACCTTCCCTTCAGACTTCTGATCAACATCAGAAGCAGACACAGAGGATGGCTTACTCTTAGGCCTGTACTGCAGGTTCTCCCTCCTGTACTGCCTGTCATCCCTGCCGCTGCCATTGCGGTGGCAGAGATCCTCAGAGAGCGGAAAATACCTCTGTCAAATCCTTGAGTCAATCACTCACAATAAATCCAAAAAAGAAACAAAGATGAAGTCTGAAAAGACCCAACATTTACTAGCTCAATTCCATTCGCAAAAAGAACGCAGAGAGGTTCCCCTATTGCAGAAATAAGCACCGGATGGAAGAAAAGGAAACTAAAAGAACATCTAACAGAAAATGCCATCTTTTATGGGCATCAATGATTACAGTATAGTGTCATATGTGCAGTAAAATCTGCATTTTTTGTTCTAGTATATGGCTTCCTAAGCCAATTTTGCTAAAACTCTACGTGAGTTCAACAAAGTCCTACGGGACAGGGCTAATATAAAACCTAAACTACTCATGCAGTCGGTCCTCTGGAACTCTTCCACTCCGGTGTTGGGTCGATCCTCCTCGTTGACGCGCCAGCACTGCATAAGAATCATGGAAAGAAAATGTTAGGAGAGAGAATTGCGGGATCGAAGCTACAAGAAGTGGGGATTTCGCTCGAGCAGGAACCCTAGTTGAGAcccccaaagaaagaaagaaagaaagaaagaaagaggaagaaagcGGTGGATTGGGGGGATGGGGGGACTCACCACTAGTTCTTCCGAAGCTTGATATGCGCATGGCGGCGACCTTTCTTTGCTTGCTCACCGGCAATCCGCTCCTCCGCCTGGCGCTGCAGCATCTCGAATCGCCTCTCCCGGCAGCGCGACGCGTGCTCGAAGATGAGGGCGACGGTGACCCCGCTCTCCTCCCAGCCGCAGAGGGGGCAGCGTCCCGTCGTCGTCCACCCCGAATCGCTCGGCCAAGGGGCCGCGGTCGAGGAGGAAGACGCCCTCTCCATCGATCCTGCTCCTGCGGTCGAGATCTAGCGACAAGATGTTTTGCGcgcaagccctctttctgtttctcGGGGGCTCTCAGGGGTAGAATGCAGATTACGCGATTCTAAGGGGCCTCCCTTTTATAGCCCAACGTACGTTTTCTTCCATGTCGGATTTTCCCTGGTTGAGAAAAAAAAATGTAACGGGATTTCTTCTGTatttgttttctactccctccacacCAAAATATAAAAAATTGGCTAAAAATATAGCCCGCATCAGCATATAATACGTGTTCAAGCCACACTTTTGACTGTATAAGATCTTGTTCATATAGGCAGTCGGTGATCCGTAGTAGACCCTGTGTAGTAGGAAGAAAAATCGGGGTCGTACTATTTAGACGGATGCTCACTGGTCTGAATTGATAAGGACCCCCGAGGGCGAATTCCTCAGAGTGGTCAAAGACATGGATGGAGCTCAAGTCGTTGGCGTTGATCCAATTTGAGATAGCATCGATGAAGATCTCATTGGTGTTGCTTATCCAATCGGACATTATACGTTAGGTCTTTACGGTCGACATCGGTTATCAAGAGCATTTTGCAATGTACCTAACAACAATAATAGTAAAATGTTGATTTGCTTAGTAGTATGACGTAACCTCGGGTTGTCAGATGAACACGACGCATAAGTATCACCTAGGTTGGTTCCGTCTTGACGTGTGTAATAGCTCTACTCCTTTTCTTTTAGATCAGCAAGTACAATGGTGGGGGTGCAACGAGAGTCTCAATGAGTTAAAGGCCAACTCAAGAGTTCTACTtgtactactagggaaaaccttatacatggaggcttagcagtagcgccggttatAAGGAGGCGCTACTGATAATTAACAGTAGCTCGTGGTTacatagggcgctactgctatctgTCCACGAAACCGCGCTACGCCTCCCCCCCCCCGGGAAGGAGGTCGAataggattaggagaagggggcggcgcccccctctttccttctccccctctctcttcccctctttcgcccttcggtaaaaggaaagggggggcgaatcctactaggagcccaagtaggattcctcctacttgggcgcgcctagggctggctccctccctctccctcctttatatacgtggggggaggcgcctagaatacacatcaattgttcctagctgtcgtggaattatcacgtcagatgtcctagtgtgaggacttagtcgtggagccatcgcagcgagattagcttaaaggggttaaactggacaaaggacatggggagtttatactggttcggccccttgcggtgaaggtaaaagcctacgatctagttgtggtggaattgatggggtctcgatgatcaaggagcgaatccgctttacctagatctcgagttgttgtttcttgtccctgaaccgccgccgggttgtccctttatatacacaggttgacgcccgtcggtttacagaatcccgacgccagctcatacacgtgtccggctcggtttctaccttttcctaacttacaacacaagttacatattacatggcggtttatgtctacgggctCTAAtccacctttgggccttgggcctttagaTCTCAATAGTAAAGCGTcatat contains:
- the LOC119276943 gene encoding RGG repeats nuclear RNA binding protein A-like — protein: MQERKKSQEASKPEERRAAAVDFEGLQLLEKKKIEDDAKLKAENVRKAKEAAAKEAKPRKAISIQEYLKPEDGSEYVPPTPPRRPQNGGYRGGRGNGAYNGCSSRDSSSECRVYNAGRGHNSIVFHNAEAKANANDSGAPRRVEGYNGEHRQGGYHLPARWVQ